In the genome of Triticum urartu cultivar G1812 chromosome 5, Tu2.1, whole genome shotgun sequence, one region contains:
- the LOC125509044 gene encoding uncharacterized protein LOC125509044 isoform X2: MAHALLMPARATVVRRRCSSMSVGAGAARPRLADTYTSHRSLPRVLPHARARQRSSPRVLSKWLNGSNGRRRRWMRMQVLKVLNASNIDDFRVEPGWLPGVAESSSAIESLDLLASSGAP, translated from the exons ATGGCCCATGCCTTGCTGATGCCTGCGCGAGCCACTGTGGTTCGTCGCCGGTGCTCGTCCATGTCTGTAGGCGCCGGCGCAGCTCGTCCTCGCCTCGCGGATACCTACACAAGCCACCGCAGCTTGCCGCGGGTTCTCCCACACGCCCGCGCGCGACAGCGCAGCTCTCCGCGG GTCCTGAGCAAGTGGCTTAATGGCAGCAACGGCCGGAGGAGGAGATGGATGCGTATGCAGGTCCTGAAGGTGTTGAATGCAAGCAACAT TGATGACTTCCGGGTAGAACCAGGGTGGCTTCCTGGCGTCGCCGAGAGTAGCTCTGCCATTGAGTCGCTGGATCTACTTGCAAGTAGTGGAGCGCCCTAA
- the LOC125509044 gene encoding uncharacterized protein LOC125509044 isoform X1 has product MAHALLMPARATVVRRRCSSMSVGAGAARPRLADTYTSHRSLPRVLPHARARQRSSPRVLSKWLNGSNGRRRRWMRMQVLKVLNASNIEVIWRRTKHFSHRRRNSQFHKQLMFFQVATVMESIHCDDFRVEPGWLPGVAESSSAIESLDLLASSGAP; this is encoded by the exons ATGGCCCATGCCTTGCTGATGCCTGCGCGAGCCACTGTGGTTCGTCGCCGGTGCTCGTCCATGTCTGTAGGCGCCGGCGCAGCTCGTCCTCGCCTCGCGGATACCTACACAAGCCACCGCAGCTTGCCGCGGGTTCTCCCACACGCCCGCGCGCGACAGCGCAGCTCTCCGCGG GTCCTGAGCAAGTGGCTTAATGGCAGCAACGGCCGGAGGAGGAGATGGATGCGTATGCAGGTCCTGAAGGTGTTGAATGCAAGCAACAT TGAAGTGATTTGGAGACGTACTAAACATTTCTCTCATCGGAGAAGAAATTCCCAATTCCACAAACAGTTGATGTTCTTCCAGGTCGCTACAGTGATGGAGTCAATTCATTG TGATGACTTCCGGGTAGAACCAGGGTGGCTTCCTGGCGTCGCCGAGAGTAGCTCTGCCATTGAGTCGCTGGATCTACTTGCAAGTAGTGGAGCGCCCTAA